The Hymenobacter baengnokdamensis genome includes a region encoding these proteins:
- the accC gene encoding acetyl-CoA carboxylase biotin carboxylase subunit, which translates to MKKIAKLLVANRGEIALRVLRSAKEMGIATVAIYSEADRLSPHVRYADEAVCVGPPASAQSYLRGDKIIEICHQLGVDAIHPGYGFLSENAGFARAVREAGLIFVGPSPEAMELMGDKLSAKQTVKTYNIPLVPGTDEAISDVEAAKQIAREVGFPILIKASAGGGGKGMRLVHNVEEFEEQMQLAVSEATSAFGDGAVFIEKFVTGPRHIEIQILGDEHGNIVHLFERECSIQRRHQKVIEEAPSSVLTPALRAEMGRCAVDVARACQYAGAGTVEFLLDDQHRFYFLEMNTRLQVEHPVTEMITGLDLVKEQIRVAEGQPLPFRQEDLTINGHALELRVYAEDPQNNFLPDIGRLATYVRPQGPGVRVDDGFEQGMDIPIYYDPMIAKLVAYGATREDAIARMLRAIAEYQITGIETTLPFGTFVLKHPAFVSGNFDTNFVRDHFSPAVLAPTTPDEGTAQVAAALVAMLISEKQPASPMATGEAAGAPASAWRRNRMGVG; encoded by the coding sequence ATGAAAAAAATAGCTAAGCTCCTGGTTGCCAATCGCGGCGAGATTGCCCTGCGCGTGCTGCGCTCGGCCAAAGAAATGGGTATCGCCACGGTGGCCATCTATTCGGAGGCCGACCGCCTCTCGCCCCACGTACGCTACGCCGACGAGGCTGTGTGCGTCGGCCCGCCGGCTTCGGCCCAGAGCTACTTGCGGGGCGATAAAATAATTGAGATTTGCCACCAGCTGGGTGTCGATGCCATTCACCCCGGCTACGGCTTCCTGTCGGAAAATGCCGGCTTTGCGCGGGCTGTGCGCGAGGCGGGGCTGATTTTTGTGGGCCCCTCGCCCGAAGCGATGGAGCTGATGGGCGACAAGCTCTCGGCCAAGCAGACGGTCAAAACCTACAATATTCCGCTGGTGCCGGGCACCGACGAGGCTATTTCCGACGTGGAGGCAGCCAAGCAGATTGCCCGGGAAGTCGGCTTTCCGATTCTGATTAAGGCCTCGGCCGGCGGCGGCGGCAAGGGCATGCGCCTGGTGCACAACGTGGAGGAGTTTGAGGAGCAGATGCAGCTGGCCGTGAGCGAGGCCACCTCGGCGTTTGGCGACGGGGCGGTGTTCATCGAGAAGTTCGTGACCGGCCCCCGACATATAGAAATTCAGATATTAGGCGACGAGCACGGCAATATCGTGCACCTGTTTGAGCGCGAGTGCTCGATTCAGCGCCGCCACCAGAAGGTGATTGAGGAAGCGCCGTCGTCGGTGCTCACGCCCGCGCTACGTGCCGAGATGGGCCGCTGCGCCGTAGACGTGGCCCGCGCCTGCCAGTACGCGGGGGCCGGCACCGTGGAGTTTCTGCTCGACGACCAGCACCGCTTCTACTTCCTCGAAATGAACACCCGCCTGCAAGTCGAGCACCCGGTTACGGAGATGATTACCGGCCTCGATTTGGTGAAGGAGCAGATTCGGGTAGCGGAGGGCCAGCCCCTGCCCTTCCGCCAGGAAGACCTGACCATCAACGGCCACGCCCTGGAGCTGCGCGTGTACGCCGAAGACCCGCAAAACAACTTTCTGCCCGACATCGGCCGGCTAGCCACCTACGTGCGCCCCCAGGGCCCCGGCGTACGCGTCGATGATGGCTTCGAGCAGGGCATGGATATCCCGATTTACTACGACCCCATGATTGCCAAGCTGGTAGCCTACGGTGCCACCCGCGAGGACGCCATTGCCCGGATGCTGCGGGCCATTGCCGAGTACCAGATTACGGGCATCGAAACCACGCTGCCCTTCGGCACTTTTGTGCTCAAGCACCCGGCCTTCGTGAGCGGCAACTTCGACACGAATTTTGTGCGCGACCACTTCAGCCCCGCCGTGCTGGCCCCCACCACGCCCGATGAAGGCACTGCGCAGGTAGCCGCCGCGCTGGTAGCCATGCTCATAAGCGAGAAGCAGCCGGCCAGCCCGATGGCCACGGGAGAAGCGGCCGGCGCGCCGGCTTCGGCGTGGCGGCGGAATAGAATGGGGGTTGGGTAA
- a CDS encoding aminotransferase class I/II-fold pyridoxal phosphate-dependent enzyme, which produces MDIFDRVSANRGPLGSHSHYAHGYFTFPKLEGEINPRMLFRGKEVLTWSLNNYLGLANHPEVRQADADGAAHYGMAYPMGARIMSGNSTLHEQLENELADFVHKPAALLLNFGYQGVVSIIDALVSRHDAIVYDAESHACIIDGVRLHQGKRFVFPHNDIESLEKQLERAKRLTDETGGGILVITEGMFGMSGNLGKLREIVKLKEKYSFRLFVDDAHGFGTLGATGAGTAEHLGITEGVDLIFYTFAKSMASIGAFVAGQEAVIEYLRYNMRSQIFAKSLPMALVIGALKRLELIRNHPEYRENLWTIVRALQSGLREKGFNIGTTESPVTPVFLNGQIPDATALTFDLRENHGVFCSIVVYPVVPKGVIMLRLIPTAVHTLEDVRQTIAAFEAIATKLDKGLYSKQPATA; this is translated from the coding sequence GTGGATATTTTCGACCGCGTTTCGGCCAACCGGGGCCCGCTGGGTTCGCACTCCCATTATGCCCACGGCTACTTCACGTTTCCCAAGCTCGAAGGCGAGATTAACCCCCGGATGCTGTTTCGGGGGAAGGAAGTATTGACCTGGAGCCTGAACAACTACCTCGGCCTGGCCAACCATCCGGAAGTGCGGCAGGCCGATGCCGACGGGGCCGCGCACTACGGCATGGCTTACCCCATGGGGGCGCGGATTATGAGCGGCAACTCGACCCTGCACGAGCAGCTGGAAAATGAGCTGGCCGATTTCGTGCACAAGCCCGCCGCGCTGCTGCTCAACTTCGGCTACCAGGGCGTGGTAAGCATTATCGACGCGCTGGTAAGCCGCCACGACGCCATCGTGTACGATGCCGAGTCGCACGCCTGCATTATCGACGGCGTACGCCTGCACCAGGGCAAGCGCTTCGTGTTTCCGCACAACGATATTGAGAGCCTCGAAAAGCAGCTCGAGCGCGCCAAGCGCCTCACCGACGAAACCGGCGGCGGCATCCTCGTCATTACCGAAGGCATGTTTGGCATGTCGGGCAACCTCGGCAAGCTGCGCGAAATCGTGAAGCTAAAGGAGAAATACAGCTTCCGGCTGTTTGTCGACGATGCCCACGGCTTCGGCACGCTGGGGGCCACCGGGGCCGGCACAGCCGAGCATTTGGGCATTACGGAGGGCGTAGACCTGATTTTTTACACCTTCGCCAAGAGCATGGCCAGCATTGGCGCCTTCGTAGCGGGCCAGGAGGCAGTTATTGAATATTTGCGCTACAACATGCGCAGCCAGATTTTTGCCAAATCCCTGCCGATGGCCCTCGTCATTGGGGCCCTGAAGCGCCTGGAGCTGATTCGCAACCACCCGGAGTACCGCGAAAACCTCTGGACCATCGTGCGCGCCCTGCAAAGCGGCCTGCGCGAGAAAGGCTTCAACATCGGTACCACCGAGTCGCCGGTGACGCCGGTTTTTCTCAACGGCCAAATCCCCGACGCCACGGCCCTAACCTTCGATTTGCGTGAGAATCACGGAGTTTTCTGCTCTATTGTAGTGTATCCGGTAGTGCCCAAGGGCGTTATTATGCTGCGCCTCATCCCCACGGCGGTGCACACGCTCGAAGATGTGCGCCAGACCATTGCGGCCTTCGAAGCCATTGCCACTAAGCTCGACAAAGGGCTCTACAGCAAACAGCCCGCTACTGCCTAA
- the tyrS gene encoding tyrosine--tRNA ligase has product MLLEELKWRGMYHDAMPGTAEHLASAAPVSGYIGFDPTAASLHIGNLATIMLLVHLQRAGHRPVALVGGATGMIGDPSGKSAERNLLDETTLRANQAGIRAQLEKFLEFNDSPTGAVLVNNYDWFKDFSFLQFLRDVGKHLTVNYMMAKDSVKRRIGGGEEGPSAGGSEGISYTEFSYQLLQGYDFFHLYQHLGCTLQMGASDQWGNITTGTELIRRLTDGQGKAYALTGQLITKADGTKYGKSETGTVWLDPALTSPYQFYQFFLNSKDEDAPRLIRVFTLLGQAEIEALEAEHAQAPHLRLLQKALAREVTIRVHSEAAYEAAVAASQVLFGGGDLAALDEATLLDVFAGEPQLPITPAQLAETDVATLLSDTTGGQVFPSKGEARKMMQNGGLSLNGQKISNPQQPAAELPLLLGKYLVVKKGKKHYLLKAGN; this is encoded by the coding sequence ATGTTACTTGAAGAATTGAAGTGGCGCGGCATGTACCATGATGCCATGCCCGGCACCGCCGAGCACCTGGCCAGCGCCGCGCCCGTGTCGGGCTACATCGGCTTCGACCCCACGGCGGCCTCGCTGCACATCGGCAACCTGGCCACTATTATGCTGCTGGTGCACTTGCAGCGCGCCGGCCACCGCCCGGTGGCGCTGGTGGGGGGCGCCACCGGCATGATTGGCGACCCCAGCGGCAAAAGCGCCGAACGCAACCTGCTCGACGAAACCACCCTGCGCGCCAACCAGGCGGGTATTCGGGCGCAGCTCGAAAAATTCCTGGAGTTCAACGACTCGCCCACCGGCGCGGTGCTCGTCAACAACTACGACTGGTTCAAGGACTTCAGCTTTTTGCAGTTTCTGCGCGATGTAGGCAAGCACCTCACCGTAAACTACATGATGGCCAAAGACTCGGTGAAGCGTCGCATCGGCGGCGGCGAAGAAGGCCCGTCGGCCGGGGGCTCCGAGGGCATCAGCTACACCGAGTTCAGCTACCAGCTGCTGCAAGGCTACGACTTTTTCCACCTCTACCAGCACCTGGGCTGCACGCTGCAAATGGGCGCCAGCGACCAGTGGGGCAACATTACCACCGGCACCGAGCTCATTCGCCGCCTCACCGACGGCCAGGGCAAGGCCTACGCCCTCACCGGCCAGCTCATCACCAAGGCCGACGGCACCAAGTACGGCAAGAGTGAAACCGGCACCGTGTGGCTCGACCCGGCCCTGACCTCGCCCTACCAGTTCTACCAGTTTTTTCTCAACAGCAAAGACGAAGACGCCCCGCGCCTCATCCGTGTGTTTACGCTACTCGGACAGGCCGAAATCGAAGCCCTGGAAGCCGAGCACGCCCAGGCGCCGCACCTGCGCCTGCTGCAAAAGGCGTTGGCCCGGGAGGTAACCATCCGGGTGCACTCCGAGGCGGCTTACGAAGCGGCCGTGGCTGCTTCGCAGGTGCTATTCGGGGGCGGCGACCTGGCCGCGCTCGACGAGGCGACCCTGCTCGACGTGTTTGCCGGCGAGCCGCAGCTACCCATCACGCCCGCGCAGCTGGCCGAAACCGACGTGGCCACCCTACTCAGCGACACCACCGGCGGGCAGGTATTTCCGTCCAAAGGTGAAGCCCGCAAGATGATGCAGAACGGTGGCCTTAGCCTCAACGGCCAAAAAATCAGCAACCCCCAGCAGCCCGCCGCCGAGCTGCCCCTGCTGCTGGGCAAGTACCTGGTAGTCAAGAAAGGCAAAAAGCACTATCTTCTAAAAGCAGGAAATTGA
- the holA gene encoding DNA polymerase III subunit delta: MIQDADAILKAVQQRQFQPVYFLQGDEPYFIDTVADALESSVLPESERSFNQTVLYGKDTDTAGILGQARRFPMMSDYSVVIVKEAQAVADLESEKAWPFLEAYLKNPLASTVLVLCYKHKTLDSRKKLGKLLAGKDAPGAVLMTSKKLYDSQVPQWLTGYVRSRKQQISGGATALLAEYIGADLGRLANEVNKLLLNVKAGQAIDEDLVQRMVGISKEYNIFELQRALVQRDVLKANRILTHFAANPKANPLIPNLTLLFNFFTRLLMLHQAGPNPSDADLQKMGINKFAQKEYQLAQRQFSPERTIDLIHLIRRADAQSKGIESGSMDEGEILRELVWLILHPVPAAAVD, encoded by the coding sequence TTGATACAGGACGCCGACGCCATTCTTAAAGCCGTGCAGCAGCGGCAGTTTCAGCCGGTGTATTTTTTGCAGGGCGACGAGCCCTATTTCATTGATACCGTGGCTGATGCACTCGAAAGCTCGGTGCTGCCCGAGAGCGAGCGCAGCTTCAACCAGACGGTGCTCTACGGCAAGGATACCGATACGGCGGGTATTCTGGGCCAGGCCAGGCGCTTCCCGATGATGAGCGACTACTCGGTCGTGATTGTGAAGGAGGCGCAGGCCGTGGCCGATTTGGAAAGCGAAAAAGCCTGGCCTTTTCTCGAAGCCTACCTCAAAAACCCGCTGGCCAGCACCGTGCTCGTGCTCTGCTACAAGCACAAAACCCTCGACTCGCGCAAGAAGCTCGGCAAGCTGCTGGCCGGCAAAGACGCGCCCGGCGCGGTGCTGATGACCAGCAAGAAGCTCTACGACAGCCAGGTGCCGCAGTGGCTGACCGGCTACGTACGCTCGCGCAAGCAGCAGATTTCGGGCGGCGCCACCGCGCTGCTGGCCGAGTACATCGGCGCCGACCTGGGCCGGCTGGCCAACGAGGTAAACAAGCTGCTGCTCAACGTGAAAGCCGGCCAGGCCATCGACGAAGACCTGGTGCAGCGCATGGTAGGGATAAGCAAGGAGTATAATATATTTGAGTTGCAGCGGGCCTTGGTGCAGCGCGACGTGCTCAAGGCCAACCGCATTCTTACGCACTTTGCCGCCAACCCCAAGGCCAACCCGCTCATTCCCAACCTTACGCTGCTCTTCAACTTCTTCACGCGCCTGCTCATGCTGCACCAGGCCGGCCCGAACCCGTCGGACGCCGACTTGCAGAAAATGGGCATCAACAAGTTTGCCCAGAAGGAATACCAGCTGGCCCAGCGCCAGTTCAGCCCCGAGCGCACCATCGACCTGATTCACCTTATTCGAAGGGCCGACGCGCAGAGCAAGGGTATTGAGAGCGGCAGCATGGATGAGGGCGAAATTCTACGCGAGCTGGTGTGGCTGATACTGCACCCGGTGCCGGCGGCGGCCGTGGATTAA
- a CDS encoding ferritin-like domain-containing protein, with the protein MKKNQPSANTAATPRPKHSVAQNSAGEMRGQRPATVKKTSTVGKIVGGALLAVGVALVARRRKSAPATDQGATLDELLYFVNDRIEGYQRAVAESHDAELRGYYKQLASQSQQFATDLNTYLTREGGKRETSTTLKGKLYRAWMDTKAIVTARDEKSILGSNIYGEEWALKAYQEALADRTLTGPLRQAVERQYALSQHTYDRLKKLKAKQG; encoded by the coding sequence ATGAAAAAGAACCAGCCTTCAGCCAATACCGCTGCCACGCCGCGGCCCAAACACTCGGTGGCCCAGAACTCTGCGGGCGAAATGCGCGGCCAGCGGCCGGCTACCGTAAAGAAAACCAGCACTGTCGGGAAAATAGTGGGTGGGGCGTTGCTGGCAGTAGGCGTAGCTTTGGTGGCCCGCCGCAGGAAAAGCGCGCCGGCCACTGACCAGGGCGCTACGCTCGACGAGCTGCTGTACTTCGTCAACGACCGTATCGAGGGCTACCAGCGGGCCGTGGCAGAAAGCCACGACGCCGAGCTGCGGGGCTACTACAAGCAGCTGGCCAGCCAGAGCCAGCAGTTTGCGACCGACCTGAACACCTACCTGACCCGCGAAGGCGGCAAGCGCGAAACCAGCACGACCCTCAAGGGCAAGCTCTACCGCGCCTGGATGGATACCAAGGCCATCGTCACGGCCCGCGATGAAAAGAGCATCCTCGGCTCTAATATCTACGGCGAGGAATGGGCCCTGAAAGCCTACCAGGAAGCCCTGGCCGACCGCACGCTTACCGGGCCCCTGCGCCAGGCCGTGGAGCGCCAGTATGCGCTGTCGCAACACACGTATGACCGGCTGAAAAAGTTGAAGGCCAAGCAGGGGTAG
- a CDS encoding M28 family metallopeptidase produces the protein MPLPTLRPWLLPVAAGLLLASCQSNSTTSTETAVNGKPTEAAPTDTASVATPNDGITPALIAQHIKVLASDEYQGRRPFTAGEEKATSYLAGEFKKLGLKPGNNGSYFQPVPLVEIAGKPDSTATIARKGKSLTLKYRKDYMFLTEREKPTVEIKSSPLVFAGYGVTAPEYKWDDYAGLDVKGKTVVVLINDPGNAGTDTTMFKGKEMTYYGRWMYKYEEAARHGATGLVIIHDTKPASYPWTVVQSSNGGAKLHPQTPDHGASKVALEGWMTLDAAKQLFTAAGLKYDDLYAAANKPGFKGKDLGLSLTTTLHNKITYKTSKNVVAMLPGTSRPNEYIIYSAHWDHLGIGPAVAGDSIYNGALDNASGCAGLLAIANGFVQAKQKPGRSIVFLAVTGEEQGLLGSDYYAQHPIFPLKNTVADINMDELLAFGPMRDVTITGYGQSDLDDYARTAAKEQNRYVIPYQHPETGSFYRSDHFSFAKVGVPALYASGSFDSRLHGKAFAEKERKEFEANNYHQPSDQFNPKWDLRGAAQDARLLFRIGQQLASETTFPQWKAGSEFRAVRLKSRPQ, from the coding sequence ATGCCCCTTCCTACCCTTCGCCCCTGGCTGCTTCCCGTCGCGGCCGGCCTCCTGCTGGCCAGCTGCCAAAGCAACTCTACTACCTCCACCGAAACCGCTGTCAACGGCAAGCCCACCGAGGCGGCCCCCACCGACACGGCCAGCGTGGCCACGCCCAACGACGGCATCACGCCTGCTCTCATTGCCCAGCACATCAAGGTGTTGGCTTCGGATGAGTACCAGGGCCGGCGGCCATTTACGGCGGGCGAGGAAAAAGCCACGAGCTACCTGGCCGGCGAGTTTAAGAAGCTGGGGCTGAAACCCGGCAACAACGGCAGCTACTTTCAGCCGGTGCCGCTGGTCGAGATTGCTGGCAAGCCCGACTCGACGGCGACCATTGCGAGGAAAGGCAAAAGCCTGACGCTTAAATATCGTAAAGACTATATGTTTCTGACCGAGCGCGAGAAGCCTACGGTCGAAATCAAAAGCTCGCCGCTGGTATTTGCCGGCTACGGCGTGACGGCCCCCGAGTACAAGTGGGACGACTACGCCGGCCTCGACGTGAAGGGCAAAACCGTAGTGGTGCTCATCAACGACCCCGGCAACGCGGGCACCGATACTACTATGTTCAAGGGCAAGGAAATGACCTACTACGGCCGCTGGATGTACAAGTACGAGGAGGCGGCCCGCCACGGCGCAACCGGCCTGGTCATCATCCACGACACCAAGCCCGCTTCCTACCCCTGGACGGTGGTGCAAAGCAGCAACGGCGGGGCCAAGCTGCACCCCCAGACGCCCGACCACGGCGCCAGCAAAGTGGCCCTCGAAGGCTGGATGACCCTTGACGCGGCCAAGCAGCTGTTCACCGCCGCCGGCCTGAAGTATGACGACCTGTACGCCGCCGCTAATAAACCCGGCTTTAAGGGCAAAGACCTGGGCCTGAGCCTGACCACTACGCTGCACAATAAAATCACGTATAAAACCTCCAAAAACGTGGTGGCTATGCTGCCCGGCACCAGCCGGCCCAACGAGTACATCATCTATTCGGCGCACTGGGACCACCTCGGCATCGGGCCGGCCGTAGCCGGCGACTCGATTTACAACGGGGCGCTCGACAACGCCAGCGGCTGCGCGGGTTTGCTGGCCATTGCCAACGGCTTCGTGCAGGCCAAGCAGAAACCCGGCCGTAGCATCGTGTTTCTGGCCGTGACGGGCGAAGAGCAGGGGCTGCTCGGCTCCGACTACTACGCCCAGCATCCCATCTTCCCGCTCAAAAACACGGTAGCCGACATCAATATGGATGAGCTGCTGGCCTTTGGGCCGATGCGCGACGTGACCATCACCGGCTACGGACAGTCGGACCTGGACGACTACGCCCGCACCGCCGCCAAGGAGCAGAACCGCTACGTCATCCCCTATCAGCACCCCGAAACCGGCAGCTTCTACCGCTCCGACCACTTCAGCTTTGCCAAGGTGGGCGTGCCGGCGCTCTACGCCAGCGGCTCGTTTGACAGCCGCCTGCACGGCAAGGCTTTCGCCGAGAAAGAGCGCAAAGAGTTCGAGGCTAATAACTATCACCAGCCTTCCGACCAGTTTAACCCCAAGTGGGACCTGCGCGGCGCGGCGCAGGATGCGCGCCTGCTCTTCCGCATCGGCCAGCAGCTGGCCAGCGAAACTACCTTCCCGCAGTGGAAAGCCGGCTCCGAGTTCCGGGCCGTGCGCCTGAAAAGCCGGCCACAATAG
- the yiaA gene encoding inner membrane protein YiaA: protein MSPAPVTTSRPSAAFIAASWFALLAGMGGFLIGLWNAAMALNEKGYYFTVLMFGLFAVISLQKTVRDQLEKIPVTGLYYGLAWFATLLAILLLVVGLWNATLTLSEKGFYAMAFLLSLFGAIAVQKNTRDMGSAPKVSAGMGDTE from the coding sequence ATGTCACCTGCTCCCGTTACCACCTCCCGTCCTTCCGCCGCCTTTATTGCCGCCTCGTGGTTTGCCCTGCTCGCAGGCATGGGCGGCTTCCTGATTGGCCTCTGGAACGCCGCAATGGCGCTCAACGAAAAAGGCTACTACTTCACCGTGCTCATGTTCGGGCTGTTTGCCGTTATCTCCCTGCAAAAAACGGTGCGCGACCAGCTGGAAAAAATCCCCGTTACGGGCCTCTACTACGGCCTGGCCTGGTTTGCCACGCTGCTGGCTATTCTGCTGCTAGTGGTCGGCCTCTGGAACGCCACGCTTACGCTCAGCGAAAAAGGCTTTTATGCGATGGCCTTTTTGCTCAGCCTGTTTGGAGCCATTGCCGTGCAGAAGAATACGCGGGATATGGGTTCAGCACCGAAGGTTTCGGCTGGGATGGGGGATACTGAATAG
- a CDS encoding phospholipase D-like domain-containing protein — MQTEAFFTDIRAVLLREIGLAKHSIHVAVAWFTDHTLFAALLARQRAGVPVVLCLTRDEKAINFQPGGLPFAELEASGGRVFVVEDRLMHHKFCILDGRDVLTGSYNWTNKAAHRNEENLVFTTGDPELARHFLREFARLTGQPDAPAADPAVQRVLKRLAVIQSLLTLHETEDLPKHLDRLEAEPLADPRLTAVLAALRTHRYAEATDLLQAFVAAHAQVRVWEDPHLAALHLEIRLLEAELLALEAERAEATRLLTAFELWHQRELGELLQEVLALRRDVASHQRHTSAYAESEYQRADQRYQQQAHDREQAQAVAAHTFALDADGRALLKKLYREAAQLCHPDRVADTQKAAATEAFQQVLSAYQRQDVAGLQAQLLYLRRGLFTTATTTLSSVEVLRARRDTLASKHAALLHELTSLRASEAFALAQADEADQQTYLLANRNALLAERDRLRVQLEQLTSVVTR; from the coding sequence ATGCAAACCGAAGCCTTTTTCACCGACATCCGCGCTGTCCTGCTCCGTGAAATTGGCCTCGCCAAGCATTCCATTCACGTGGCCGTGGCGTGGTTTACCGACCACACGTTATTTGCGGCGCTGCTGGCGCGGCAGCGGGCCGGGGTGCCCGTGGTCCTGTGCCTGACGCGCGACGAGAAAGCCATCAATTTCCAGCCGGGCGGGCTGCCTTTTGCCGAGCTGGAAGCGTCCGGCGGGCGCGTGTTCGTGGTCGAAGACCGGCTGATGCACCACAAATTCTGCATCCTCGACGGGCGCGACGTGCTCACCGGCTCCTACAACTGGACTAACAAAGCCGCCCACCGCAACGAGGAGAACCTGGTGTTCACCACCGGCGACCCCGAGCTGGCCCGGCACTTTCTGCGCGAGTTTGCCCGCCTCACCGGCCAGCCCGATGCGCCGGCCGCCGACCCGGCCGTGCAGCGCGTGCTCAAGCGCCTGGCCGTCATTCAGTCGCTACTGACGCTGCACGAAACCGAAGACCTGCCCAAGCACCTCGACCGCCTCGAAGCCGAGCCCCTGGCCGACCCGCGCCTGACCGCCGTGCTCGCCGCCCTGCGCACCCACCGCTACGCCGAAGCGACCGACTTACTGCAAGCCTTCGTGGCCGCCCACGCCCAGGTGCGCGTGTGGGAAGACCCCCACCTGGCCGCCTTGCACCTCGAAATCCGGCTGCTCGAAGCCGAGCTGCTGGCCCTCGAGGCCGAGCGCGCCGAAGCTACCCGCCTGCTCACGGCCTTCGAGCTGTGGCACCAGCGCGAGCTGGGCGAGCTGCTGCAAGAGGTACTGGCCCTGCGCCGCGATGTGGCTAGCCACCAGCGCCACACCTCGGCCTATGCTGAAAGCGAGTACCAGCGCGCCGACCAGCGCTACCAGCAGCAAGCCCACGACCGCGAGCAGGCCCAGGCCGTGGCCGCCCACACCTTCGCCCTCGACGCCGACGGCCGCGCCCTGCTCAAAAAGCTCTACCGCGAAGCCGCCCAGCTCTGCCACCCCGACCGCGTAGCAGACACCCAAAAAGCCGCCGCCACCGAAGCGTTTCAACAGGTGCTTAGTGCTTATCAGCGCCAGGACGTGGCCGGGCTACAGGCGCAGCTACTCTACCTGCGGCGCGGCCTTTTCACGACTGCGACCACCACCTTAAGCTCAGTTGAGGTATTGCGTGCCCGCCGCGATACATTGGCCAGCAAGCACGCGGCACTCCTGCACGAGCTTACCAGCCTACGGGCCAGCGAGGCATTTGCCCTGGCCCAAGCCGACGAAGCCGACCAGCAAACCTACCTCCTAGCCAATCGCAACGCCTTGCTGGCTGAGCGTGACCGCCTGCGGGTGCAGTTGGAGCAATTAACCAGCGTCGTGACGCGTTAA
- a CDS encoding tetratricopeptide repeat protein has product MSEHTTQPDRNPRASNLPATVSITATVLRRTQTQLDLLQEVVQESSAEYWYNKGENLFKSQKFSESIYCFERSYSLGDLFALEWLGKLYDARLAEDEDGWIEWCDEISQYSD; this is encoded by the coding sequence ATGAGCGAGCATACAACACAACCTGATAGAAACCCTAGAGCATCTAACCTACCCGCTACAGTAAGCATCACAGCTACTGTACTTCGGCGAACTCAAACGCAGTTAGACTTATTACAAGAGGTGGTGCAGGAAAGCTCAGCAGAGTATTGGTATAATAAAGGAGAGAATTTATTTAAGTCTCAAAAATTCAGCGAGTCAATCTACTGCTTTGAGCGCAGCTACTCGCTCGGAGACCTTTTTGCTTTAGAGTGGCTAGGGAAACTTTACGATGCTCGACTCGCCGAAGATGAAGATGGATGGATAGAATGGTGTGACGAAATATCTCAGTATAGCGACTAA
- a CDS encoding helix-turn-helix domain-containing protein, with the protein MSLTAFNDLEDELFGTPGTPERTEYEDRITLELLPKSIREYRLRHHLTQDELGQRLGVQKSQISKLERNPSNVTLATLRRVFEALNMSVQLVLKPAPSQA; encoded by the coding sequence TTGTCACTTACCGCCTTCAACGACCTCGAAGACGAGCTATTCGGCACCCCCGGCACTCCCGAACGCACCGAGTATGAAGACCGGATAACGCTGGAGCTACTGCCCAAATCCATCCGCGAGTACCGCCTACGCCACCACCTTACCCAGGATGAGCTAGGCCAGCGCCTTGGGGTGCAAAAATCCCAAATCAGCAAACTGGAGCGCAATCCGTCCAACGTAACGCTCGCCACCCTGCGCCGCGTGTTCGAGGCCCTCAATATGAGCGTGCAACTCGTTCTGAAGCCCGCGCCTTCCCAAGCGTAG
- a CDS encoding type II toxin-antitoxin system RelE/ParE family toxin: MPKPIIAVLTPEAKDFLKSLDKEIRQDFGVSIRRLQEGETVSNFKKLVNTDGIYEFSVNAPNHTYRLFAFWDTRGTTQTLIVCTHGLDKKTQKTPPQEIKKAEQLKRRHFDS; the protein is encoded by the coding sequence ATGCCCAAGCCAATTATTGCCGTCCTCACGCCAGAAGCTAAAGACTTTTTGAAATCTCTGGATAAAGAAATTCGTCAAGACTTTGGGGTAAGTATTCGGAGGCTACAAGAAGGCGAAACCGTCAGCAACTTCAAGAAGCTGGTCAACACCGATGGCATCTATGAATTCAGCGTCAACGCGCCCAATCACACCTACCGGCTCTTTGCTTTTTGGGATACGCGGGGTACCACCCAAACGCTAATTGTGTGTACCCACGGACTGGACAAGAAAACGCAAAAAACGCCCCCACAGGAAATCAAGAAGGCCGAACAGCTCAAACGGCGGCATTTTGACAGCTGA